The following proteins are co-located in the Pedobacter sp. FW305-3-2-15-E-R2A2 genome:
- a CDS encoding RagB/SusD family nutrient uptake outer membrane protein: MKQNIKYIAVAALAFLTSCSKQLDIIPEGAPSAQNFWKTQEDALKGRNGLYEKYNDENFYGRGMFWFINASDDMVTGRNKPEADNIKNFNKTYLGGGYTESQWSMRYAIIKRANDIIKNVPAIAMEESLKKAIIGDAYFNAALVYFQLAANYGNEKAGVPIVGLDTDPAKAIPRAKNVNENYDYIIQLFEKAAEQLPFFTDMKAEDYGRAHKTAAWAYLSKVYLYKKDYANAKKYADMVINSGKHDLVLTGFADVFKASNNWSKEYIWSVVCSPSAGGTGWGSKLPGVMLTNKGWSLYNGWGYYLPTKELYDSYEAGDKRREATILKPGDKFMFFGMERSFTKDGGATSDYQFKKYMEPFSYANPIPTHVNPSGDNMTTDLNVPLMRFAEVLLIKAEAAILLNGSGAGDTELNKIRLRAGLLAKSGMTMTDLKRERRNELAGEWADRHRDLVRWGDAKATYALPLHDSQGKEIWASRAFDPQIHDVWAVPQREIDNSGGVITQNPGW; encoded by the coding sequence ATGAAACAAAATATAAAATATATAGCGGTAGCTGCACTTGCCTTTTTAACATCGTGTTCAAAGCAACTGGATATTATTCCCGAGGGTGCTCCCTCGGCTCAGAACTTCTGGAAAACTCAGGAAGATGCTTTAAAAGGTCGAAACGGACTGTATGAGAAATACAATGATGAGAACTTTTATGGTAGAGGGATGTTCTGGTTTATCAATGCCAGTGATGATATGGTGACCGGAAGAAATAAACCGGAAGCAGATAACATTAAAAATTTTAATAAGACTTATTTGGGAGGTGGATATACCGAAAGCCAGTGGTCTATGCGCTACGCCATTATCAAACGTGCAAATGACATCATTAAAAATGTTCCGGCGATTGCAATGGAGGAGTCACTGAAAAAGGCAATCATCGGTGATGCCTATTTTAATGCCGCACTGGTCTATTTCCAGCTGGCTGCAAATTATGGAAATGAAAAAGCCGGTGTTCCTATTGTTGGCCTGGATACGGATCCGGCAAAGGCAATCCCAAGAGCAAAAAATGTAAATGAAAATTATGATTACATCATTCAGTTGTTTGAAAAGGCAGCGGAACAACTGCCTTTCTTTACAGATATGAAAGCTGAAGATTACGGAAGGGCACATAAAACTGCGGCATGGGCTTATTTATCAAAAGTTTATCTCTATAAAAAGGATTATGCCAATGCAAAAAAATATGCGGATATGGTGATCAATTCCGGTAAACATGATTTGGTTTTAACGGGTTTTGCAGATGTATTTAAAGCGTCGAATAACTGGTCGAAGGAATACATCTGGTCTGTAGTATGTAGCCCTAGTGCGGGTGGCACAGGCTGGGGAAGTAAATTACCAGGAGTAATGCTCACCAATAAAGGCTGGAGCTTGTACAATGGATGGGGTTATTATCTGCCTACTAAAGAACTATATGATTCTTATGAAGCAGGGGATAAACGTCGTGAAGCTACCATCCTGAAGCCAGGTGATAAGTTCATGTTTTTCGGAATGGAACGGAGCTTTACCAAAGATGGAGGAGCAACCTCAGATTACCAGTTCAAGAAATACATGGAGCCTTTCTCTTATGCAAATCCTATTCCTACACATGTAAATCCGAGTGGTGATAATATGACTACTGACCTGAATGTGCCATTAATGCGTTTTGCAGAAGTCCTGCTCATCAAAGCAGAGGCTGCAATCTTATTAAATGGTTCAGGTGCAGGTGATACAGAATTAAATAAAATCAGGCTTCGTGCAGGATTACTTGCCAAAAGCGGTATGACCATGACAGACCTGAAACGGGAACGTCGCAATGAACTGGCCGGAGAGTGGGCCGATCGTCATCGCGATCTGGTAAGATGGGGAGATGCAAAGGCAACCTATGCTTTGCCATTACATGACTCTCAAGGAAAAGAAATCTGGGCTTCCAGAGCATTCGATCCACAGATTCATGATGTATGGGCGGTTCCGCAAAGAGAAATTGACAATAGTGGAGGAGTGATTACTCAAAACCCAGGCTGGTAA
- a CDS encoding alkaline phosphatase — MRNEMKNMVRCALFVAALWAGEAKAQRPLNVNSGHSHNDYHQNIPLLTAYYAGMGSIEADVFLKDGALYVAHDPSEIKTGITLKKLYLEPLAGFYRQNGNRPYSDSTHRLQLVVDIKKDYAKVLAQLIKDLEGYQDVFNSSKNPKAIRIVISGDVPVPADFKNYPDYISFDGRPYTTYTEDQLKRVAMISDDIKNYTPWNGKGNPTAPDLAKLTAVIEKAHQQDKPFRFWATQDSPNTWIVLERLGADWINTDQPEKLKEFYLHKDKLSYTNPVAYPVYTPEYKIDGLQKPVKNVILLIGDGMGLAQIHAGYIANHGQLNMSNIHNIGFSQTAAADAGNTDSAAGGSAIAIGEKTNNRYIGVGADQKKRTNLVDTLANYGIKSGIISVGDITDATPAVFYAHQPDRSMSSEIAADLLNSKVEILVGSNQKSFFKNKDAALMNKLADQGFKLNTSADGFYKESKGRQLVLLPDTATRPVKDGRGALLKEALVHSLKMLSANKEGFFVMAEGAQIDYGGHANDLPYAVTELHDFDKTVEAALRFADQNGETLVLITADHETGGLTLLDASTEKGMISGHFSTNDHTNIMVPVFAYGPGSAEFRGTYANNEIFHKILKVIGLKNKKKK; from the coding sequence ATGAGAAATGAAATGAAAAATATGGTTCGTTGTGCGTTGTTTGTTGCTGCTTTATGGGCAGGGGAAGCAAAGGCACAACGCCCTTTAAATGTTAATTCTGGTCATAGTCATAACGACTATCACCAGAATATTCCACTGTTGACGGCCTATTATGCAGGGATGGGGTCTATTGAAGCGGATGTTTTTTTAAAAGACGGAGCCTTGTATGTGGCGCATGATCCTTCAGAAATAAAGACAGGTATCACCTTGAAAAAACTGTACCTGGAGCCTTTGGCTGGCTTTTACCGCCAAAATGGAAACAGGCCTTATTCCGATTCTACGCACAGATTACAACTGGTGGTCGACATTAAAAAAGACTATGCAAAAGTGCTTGCCCAGTTGATCAAAGACCTGGAAGGTTATCAGGATGTATTCAACAGCAGCAAAAATCCAAAGGCGATCAGGATCGTTATTAGTGGTGATGTTCCTGTACCGGCTGACTTTAAGAATTATCCGGATTATATTTCCTTTGATGGTCGTCCCTATACCACCTATACGGAGGATCAGTTGAAACGGGTGGCCATGATCAGCGATGACATCAAGAACTATACTCCCTGGAATGGAAAAGGAAATCCAACGGCTCCGGACCTTGCTAAACTGACTGCGGTAATCGAAAAGGCACATCAACAAGATAAGCCATTTCGCTTTTGGGCCACCCAGGACAGTCCAAATACCTGGATCGTACTGGAAAGATTGGGGGCAGACTGGATCAATACCGATCAGCCTGAAAAGTTAAAGGAATTTTACCTCCACAAGGATAAACTCAGTTATACGAATCCGGTCGCTTATCCGGTATACACTCCGGAGTATAAGATTGACGGATTGCAAAAACCGGTTAAAAATGTGATCCTGCTGATTGGAGACGGAATGGGCCTGGCACAAATTCATGCTGGTTATATTGCCAATCATGGACAGCTCAATATGAGTAACATCCACAACATTGGCTTTTCACAAACCGCGGCGGCGGATGCAGGAAATACGGATTCTGCTGCCGGTGGTTCAGCTATCGCCATTGGCGAGAAAACCAATAACAGATATATTGGGGTAGGTGCTGATCAAAAGAAAAGAACGAACCTGGTAGATACCCTGGCCAATTATGGCATCAAAAGTGGCATCATCAGTGTTGGCGACATTACCGATGCTACTCCTGCCGTATTTTATGCGCATCAGCCGGACCGCTCCATGAGTTCAGAAATTGCTGCAGATTTGCTGAATAGTAAAGTGGAAATTTTGGTAGGTTCCAATCAAAAAAGCTTTTTTAAAAATAAAGATGCGGCTTTGATGAACAAACTGGCAGATCAGGGATTTAAGCTGAATACGAGTGCTGATGGTTTTTACAAAGAAAGCAAGGGCAGGCAACTGGTATTGCTTCCTGATACAGCAACCCGTCCGGTGAAAGATGGCCGGGGAGCATTGTTAAAGGAAGCCTTAGTCCATAGTTTGAAAATGCTCTCTGCAAATAAAGAAGGTTTTTTTGTAATGGCTGAGGGCGCGCAGATCGATTACGGAGGTCATGCAAACGACCTGCCTTATGCGGTAACTGAACTTCATGATTTTGATAAAACGGTTGAAGCTGCTTTACGCTTTGCTGATCAGAATGGAGAAACTTTGGTGCTGATCACTGCAGATCATGAAACAGGAGGACTGACCTTATTGGATGCCTCAACAGAAAAGGGGATGATCAGTGGTCATTTCAGCACCAACGACCATACCAATATTATGGTTCCTGTATTTGCCTATGGGCCTGGTTCAGCGGAATTCCGCGGGACTTATGCCAATAATGAAATCTTTCATAAGATCCTTAAGGTGATCGGATTGAAAAACAAAAAGAAAAAATAG
- a CDS encoding PhoH family protein — protein MSKSILQRTSVKKKIFVLDTSVILYDHNAFNNFQEHDVAIPIQVLEELDNMKNGNETRNAEARSFIRLMDNASGEQVMNKWIPLKGSKRGHFKVVMDYRPSLLDAEAIFGAGKFDHRILNAALSLKEEFPEKKIVLVSKDICLRLKAKSLDLHAEDYETGKIKNVDELYTGKTTLTNVSIELLDELKATGTASADQLELAPETGNHFYILKSKRKPITAYHDVKAGMMVTVKAQKVFNIAPRNEEQSMAIHAMLNPAVKLVTIQGKAGTGKTLLAIASALEQRKDYRQIYVTRPIVALSNKDIGFLPGDAKSKIDPYMAPIWDNLRFIKEQYTDDPKAQAKIDEFVSTEKIVIAPLAYIRGRTLTKIFFIVDEAQNLTPHEIKTIISRAGEETKIIFTGDIYQIDTPYLDAESNGLSYLIESAKNHPLYAHITLDKGERSELANLANDLL, from the coding sequence ATGAGTAAATCTATCCTACAGCGTACATCCGTCAAAAAAAAGATCTTTGTATTGGACACTTCGGTTATCTTATACGATCACAATGCTTTCAATAATTTTCAGGAACATGATGTGGCGATTCCCATCCAGGTTTTGGAAGAACTGGACAACATGAAAAATGGGAATGAAACGAGAAATGCAGAAGCAAGAAGTTTTATCCGGCTGATGGACAATGCTTCCGGAGAGCAGGTCATGAACAAATGGATTCCATTGAAAGGGAGTAAGCGCGGCCATTTTAAAGTGGTGATGGATTATAGGCCTTCCCTTTTGGATGCCGAAGCCATCTTTGGGGCTGGTAAATTTGACCATCGCATTTTAAATGCAGCATTGAGCCTGAAGGAAGAGTTTCCGGAGAAAAAAATCGTATTGGTTTCCAAGGACATTTGCCTGCGGTTAAAGGCCAAATCCCTGGACTTACACGCCGAAGATTATGAAACCGGCAAAATTAAAAATGTCGATGAACTTTATACCGGAAAAACGACGCTGACAAATGTGAGTATTGAGCTTCTGGACGAATTGAAGGCTACCGGAACTGCAAGTGCGGATCAGTTGGAACTGGCTCCGGAAACAGGCAATCATTTTTATATCCTGAAAAGTAAGCGGAAACCCATTACCGCTTATCACGATGTGAAAGCAGGAATGATGGTGACGGTGAAAGCACAAAAGGTGTTCAACATTGCGCCCAGAAACGAGGAGCAGAGCATGGCGATCCATGCGATGTTGAATCCGGCAGTAAAGCTGGTCACCATACAGGGAAAGGCCGGAACGGGAAAAACATTACTGGCCATTGCCAGTGCACTGGAACAACGTAAGGATTACCGGCAGATTTATGTAACACGGCCAATTGTGGCCCTGAGTAATAAGGATATCGGCTTTCTTCCCGGTGATGCGAAATCAAAAATAGACCCTTATATGGCGCCCATCTGGGATAACCTTCGCTTTATTAAGGAACAATATACCGATGACCCAAAGGCTCAGGCAAAGATCGATGAGTTTGTAAGTACGGAAAAAATCGTGATCGCCCCTCTGGCCTATATCCGGGGACGCACACTTACCAAAATATTTTTTATTGTGGATGAGGCCCAGAACTTAACGCCGCATGAGATCAAAACGATTATTTCCAGGGCAGGGGAGGAAACCAAGATCATTTTTACGGGCGACATCTATCAGATTGATACGCCTTATCTTGATGCTGAAAGTAATGGCCTGTCGTACCTGATCGAGAGTGCTAAAAACCACCCTTTGTATGCACACATTACGCTGGATAAGGGAGAACGGAGTGAACTGGCCAATCTGGCGAACGATTTGCTTTAA
- a CDS encoding DUF2807 domain-containing protein, with translation MKTAIKTLIASSLTAIVLTSSAFSTFAKEKAPIHSSATVKFNKVVVTGNAKVVLIQSNAETITSNDELNKNTTVKQKGYTLYINSTEKNPATIYVHVKDLQRIDASNTANVKTRGDFDLQVLQIFLKDEAKANVNAKVGSLYTDMKGQSDLKLSGSSAEHHLVRNEVSKLNLNDFVIAKL, from the coding sequence ATGAAAACTGCCATCAAAACCCTAATCGCTTCTTCGCTAACAGCCATCGTTTTAACTTCTTCAGCATTCAGCACTTTCGCTAAAGAAAAAGCACCAATCCACAGTTCAGCTACGGTAAAGTTTAATAAAGTAGTGGTAACCGGAAACGCCAAAGTAGTATTGATACAAAGCAATGCAGAAACCATTACTTCGAACGACGAATTGAATAAAAACACAACCGTTAAACAAAAAGGATATACTTTGTACATCAACTCTACAGAGAAAAACCCTGCTACGATTTATGTACATGTAAAAGACCTGCAAAGGATTGATGCCTCAAATACTGCCAATGTAAAAACCCGTGGTGATTTCGACCTTCAGGTATTACAGATCTTCTTAAAAGATGAGGCTAAAGCAAATGTAAATGCAAAAGTAGGTAGTCTTTATACCGATATGAAAGGTCAGTCTGATTTAAAATTAAGCGGTTCATCAGCAGAACACCACCTGGTTAGAAACGAGGTTTCTAAATTAAACCTGAATGACTTTGTGATCGCTAAACTTTAA
- a CDS encoding prolyl oligopeptidase family serine peptidase yields MMKKTCLNLFLLICSCSNIVFAQQTQEKLIIEQNYLLFLPEGYQQDSLKKFPLVLFLHGSGERGSDLEKVKINGIPKLVEAGRKFPFILVSPQAPANEGWESKDLMRLMRSLQKKYRIDEDRLYLTGLSMGGYGSWDMAIKYPGLFAAVIPVCGGGDSSKVWLMRNTPTWVFHGAKDDAVPLKASQEMVDALRIHNPSVKFTVYPDAGHDSWTAAYNTDSLYTWMLSQKRFKYSQIPLVKADLERYQGYYVNSLRNDTIKVDAGSGVLIGKMRNHQVEIKPYQENKFFIKENEPVDIVFSGKKRKQQFVINDERQYVYKMIKKE; encoded by the coding sequence ATGATGAAGAAAACCTGCTTAAACCTTTTTCTTTTGATTTGCTCCTGCAGTAACATCGTTTTTGCACAACAAACTCAGGAAAAACTGATCATAGAACAAAACTACTTACTCTTCCTTCCGGAAGGTTACCAACAGGATTCCCTTAAGAAATTTCCTTTGGTATTGTTTTTACACGGCAGTGGTGAACGTGGGAGTGACCTGGAAAAAGTTAAAATAAACGGAATCCCCAAATTGGTGGAAGCGGGAAGGAAATTCCCTTTTATTTTGGTTTCTCCCCAGGCACCTGCAAATGAAGGCTGGGAAAGCAAGGATCTGATGCGCCTGATGCGATCTCTACAGAAGAAATACCGTATTGATGAGGATCGTCTGTACCTGACGGGTTTAAGTATGGGGGGCTACGGCAGCTGGGATATGGCCATAAAATATCCCGGACTGTTTGCTGCGGTAATTCCCGTTTGCGGAGGTGGAGACAGCTCGAAGGTCTGGCTGATGCGAAATACCCCGACCTGGGTGTTCCATGGTGCTAAAGATGATGCCGTTCCGCTAAAGGCCAGTCAGGAGATGGTGGATGCACTTCGCATTCACAATCCATCCGTAAAGTTTACGGTTTATCCGGATGCCGGTCATGACAGCTGGACTGCGGCCTATAACACAGATAGTTTATACACCTGGATGCTCAGCCAGAAGAGATTTAAATACAGTCAGATTCCCCTTGTCAAAGCCGATCTGGAACGTTATCAGGGCTATTATGTGAACAGCTTGAGGAATGATACCATTAAGGTGGATGCGGGTTCCGGAGTGTTGATCGGGAAGATGAGAAACCATCAGGTCGAAATCAAACCCTATCAGGAGAATAAATTTTTCATCAAAGAAAACGAACCTGTCGATATTGTGT